The genomic stretch GGCGGTCAGTCCAACCATAACTTTGGCTTGGCAGTAGATTATTTCCTCACTACTTGGGATGGCACGAAAGCTACTTGGACAGTAAATAACAATTGGCGCCGGGTGGCCGCTATCGCTAGAAGTCTCGGCTTTGAATGGGGCGGTGACTGGCGAAGCTTCAAAGATTACCCTCACCTTGAGATGACGGGCGGTCTTTCTACAGCGCAGCTGCGAGCAGGGAGAAGACCAAGTCTGACGGATCGTACTGGCAGCGCGACCCCTCCGCCTAGCAGTAATAATGGTAATGGCAGCAGCCCAGCACCTGGCGGGACGGAATTGGTTAAAACTGCACAAAGATGGGCGAACCAATATCAGGGAGAAGCAGGTTTTAGGGAACTTGATGTAGATGGATTGAATGGTCCGTTAACAATGGACGCCTTGCTGCGAATTTGCCAGCTGTTCGGTAAGACAGCCATTGATGGTATATGGGGACCTAGAACAAAAGCTTCTGTGCCAGAACAGAGTATCAGCAACCATCAGCCGGGCTGGACACGTTTAATTCAGGCTACGCTCGTATGTTTAGGATACAGATTAAGCATTGATGGAATTTACGGTAATAACACGCGAGACGCAGTGCGTGCTTACCAGCGCAGCCAAGGCATTGGTGTTGATGGCATTGCTGGTCCAGAAACATTTGAAGAATTCTATAAAACTGCGTAATAGCAGCCCTCCTTATATTCGGAGGGCTTTTTCATTACTTCTTTATACATAATTATGTAGGTCTTTTAAGAAACGTGATACCGAAACAGCAAACTGGGTATGATTTATCCGCTTTAGAACAATTGACCCGGCCTATCATCGTCAAAAGAACATGAATTCTTGTTTAATGCTGCTGGTCTAATAATGATTAATCTACAGCTGCACCTAAAGATTCGGAGTGAGCTTGACAAGAATGCCCTCTTGCCATTTAATGGATATTAAATAGAGGTAACAGTCTAAGGAGTTTCAATTGAAGTATTTCGCTACCATTATGTACGCTATGGTCTGATAACAGTAGAGCTTTATTCTTTGGCAGTACATGGGCTTTGATTGACAATAATGGTTAAGAAAAGTCCGTGAGTATCTAACATGTCCTGTATTAAGAATTTGTTCGTACTACAAAAGAAAAACGTGATAAAAGAAATGAAACATCTTTCCTGAATAGTCTGGAGGAAGGCTGATGACACGGTGTATCATCTTTGTTTTAGTAGTATTGGCAGTGATATTTACTGGGTGTAGTAATTCAGAAAGGATGGCTACATCCAAGAAAGATATTTCAGAAGTATCTGTCTCTAAGTCTGAAGATTATGGCGGCTTAAACGAGGCGTTTATTGGAATACTGACAGTCTGCATGAAATGAATTTATTTGAAGAGATGATAAACAGCGCTAGAAAGGAAGAGATAAAAGCAGACGATCCTGCTTATGATGTGTTGCTCGATTACGGCGAAGGGGAATCTGGAGGCGAAAGACTTATCCATGTTACCGAGTTAGATGATGGAAGATGGGTGCTTACATATGATGGACACGAAGATAATGCATGTTGTTACAAAAGAAAGTGCTCAACAAGTTCGATACTTATTTGAATCTGTTGATTAAGTCTTTCAAAAGGACAAGGACTTCATTCAAACAATAAGATAGATCGCCTTCTCCAAGCAATTAATGTTTGCAGAATAGAAAAGAGGTGACGATTATTCGTACAAACTGAATCTTAATAGCGTTAACAATCTTAATACTCTTATTAAACTACCCTGTAAATATGTATTTGTTAAATTATCCGCCAGAGTCAACAGGTACATTTATTGCCTTAATCTTAATCTGCATTGTTATGATGAGACTAACAGATGATAAGAAAGATAAATAAGTAGCAAAGCAAAATCTATGAATGTTCCGCTGTAAGACGCGCAGCTTTCTTATCTTTTATTACTGTAACTAGCATATATATGTTAATCACGACAGCAATTGAAATCATTATTGTAAAGCTGTATGAAACGCTTATATGAAAAATGTTACTTACAACATTAAGTAAAGGGAAAATTATTAAGAAACTGAGAAAACGAGTCTTTCTCTTGGGATCTTCCCCTTCCAGTCGATGAGATTTTAAAAAGCTCAGTGACAGCCACGTGATAAACGGTAAATAGTGAACAAGTAAAATAATAATAAATAGGAGCAAATCGAAAACATCCTTCCAGCCGATCAGTTAATCCTTCGTTATTAGCTAATATTATCCAATTAACAATTATTAAAATTTTAACATAAGATTCCATAAATGTAATCAATAAATATATTCCAATATAAAAGGAAAAGTTGGATACTGATACTATGTCATTTGTCAAAAAGGTAATTGAAATTGTTGATTCAGAAGCAAAGGTGATAGGAAAGTCGAGTCCTGCTCGGATTTCTAGCAAAGTTACAGCATTAGCAGCATGCAATCTTTATTAGAAAGGATGCAAAATAATGAACAAAAGGAAGTTTCTTCAGGTACTGGCATTATCCATCATGATGGGGTCACTGCTGCTGTCTGTACTTTTATCATTTTTAACGGAGATACACCCTGATTACATAGATATACTTAAAATAGTTGCTTTGTGTGTTGCGCTGGGTGCGATGATTCTCTCATTTATCGTGAATGACAATTGACTGGTTCAGTAGAGAGGGAACGCAAAAAGCTACTGCGTTCCCTCTGGATTAGCCTCTCGGTGGAAATGGGTCGTTGCCATAAGAGTCGCGTTCTCTTATTTTTCCGTCTTTTCCGTGGATGAAATGCTCTCCTTCTCCTTTCTTCGCGGCTTCTTTCCCGTAACTCATGGCTTCCTTTTGCGTATCAAAATGAGCAGATGCTCTTTTCGCACCTTCTTTTTTCACCTGCCAATTGCCGTTCCCATCAGGTGTAGTATGATAATTCGCCATATTTTCACCTCCACTAGTTGTATACCACCAATGCATCAATTGAATTCCTCTTTTACATGCAGAAATAAATCTCTAAGGACTACCATGATGTATTTATCAACGACATAGCTAAAAGGGCATGAGTTACTTGCTTTATGAAAAATAAGAGCATAGCAAAAGGAGCTTTGGAAAACAGCTTTTGGAAGGTGACGCCAGGAATACTGCTAAGCGCACTCCGCACCGAAATGAAACTAGCGAATAGCAAAGAAGAGGAGCTTGCCTGGTAGGTAAGCTCCTCTTCATTTACACAGCTATTTTATCTTTCTTTAAGATAATAATCATCCGTATTATGCTCATTTTTGCGGTAGCTTCGTGTGTATCCGCATTTACATGTATCAGAAACACTATCAATCTTGTGGCGGCCTCTTATTTTGCAAACTAACTTGTAAATCAGCTTCACGATTCCACCTTCTTTCTAACATTTGGTTATTAAATCATATTCTAATATACCCAAAAAGTGTGTCGAAAATTGCTAGAAAGTATGTAAAATTTATGAAAAAAATCGGCCGAAACCGATTCTACTGAATAGAACGGTATAGGCCGATTACTTTACCGAGAATACTTACATTAGAAAGAATAATAGGATCCATTGTACTGTTCTCCGGCTGCAGGCGGATTTGGTTCTCTTCTTTGAAGAAACGTTTTACAGTTGCTTCATTGTCCTCTGTCATTGCCACAACAATTTCGCCGTTTTGAGCAGTCTGCTGCTGCTTCACAATAACCATGTCGCCATCTAATATGCCTGCTTCAATCATACTTTCTCCAACTACGACTAAGACGAAGATATTATCATCCGGGCCGACGAGATGATTCGGGACCGGCACATACTCTTCAATATTCTCCACTGCTGTAATAGGAATACCAGCAGTGACTTTACCAATTACTGGCGCATAGTTCGGTTCACCGTGAGGAATATCTGTCTGATCCCCGCTCTCAAGCGAGAGAACTTCAATAGCTCTGGGCTTCGTTGGGTCCCGGCGGATAAGTCCTTTTTTCTCCAAGCGGGAAAGATGGCCGTGTACGGTGGAGCTGGATGCCAGCCCGACTGCCTCACCGATTTCTCTAACGGATGGCGGATAGCCTTTATCTAGAACTTGCTCTTTTATGTAAGCTAAAATTGCTTCCTGTCTTTTCGATAGTTTCATCATGTATCGAACACCCCGTGCATATATTTTTATTACATACATTATATCATGATAGATTTCAATATACAAACATCCGTTCGAAAAAACCCCTTGACTAGAACCTGTGTTCGTATATAATGGAATTAACGATAAGAACGCTTGTTCCTAAATATCTATTTTATTTGGAGGAATCTACTATGTTAAAGAAACTATCAAAATCTGATTTGTTCTATTATGTATTATTCGGCTTCACGCTTTTCTTCCTATACTTTACACTTGTGATGAGTGTTTAATTAGCTGAATGAGAGGATACACCAATGAAAGCAGTTATCTATTGCAGAGTTAGTACAGAAAAAGACGAGCAGGCTAGCTCGATTGAACGGCAGCGTGAGGAGCTTATCAGTCTTGCTGCCACATCTAATATTGAGGTCATCGATATCATCGAAGAAAAACAGAGCGGATACGAGATTGAACGGCCCGGTATTTTTAAGATGCTAGATTTATTTACGGCTGGAGAAGCAGATTGCCTTTTAATCCAGGATGAAACACGACTGGGCAGGGGGAATACGAAGATTGCTCTGTTCCACCACCTCCAGAAGCTGGAGGTAATGGTCTATACATTAAATCAGCAAGGCGAATTTCAGCTGTCAGAATCGGATGGTATGGTACTTCGAATCGTAGGAATTGTAGAAGAATACCAGCGGAAGATTCACAATATGAAAATTAAAAGAGGCATGCGGCGCGCCATTGCCGGCGGTTATGATCCGAGTAAGAATCTGAGTAATCAGCAAGCTGCACCTGGCAGAGAACGAATTGAATTCCCGATTGAAGAAGTTGTACGGCTGCGTAACAACAAGCTGACGTTCCATGAAATCAGCTCTGTTCTGCGGGGGATGGGGTTTGCCGTTTCAAAAGCGACCGTACATAGAAGGTACCAGGAGTATGTTTCGCTTGAAACAGACGACACTAGCAGGTAACATAGTTTATGTTAACTTTAATGCTTAAAGGAGCATACACATATGATATCCAAAGACAAATTGGCGCGCATCAATGCGTTAGCACATAAAGCAAAAACAGAAGGTCTCTCTTTAGGGGAACAGAAAGAGCAGAAAGAACTAAGACAAGAATACTTGAAGAATGTTCGCTCTTCTTTTAAGAATCAATTTAAGACAATGACAGTCGTGGACCGTGAAGGCAACGATGTTACACCAGAGAAAGTAAAAAAGCTGCGTGATGAAGAATAAGAAGGAAATGGCTGACATTGTGTACAGCCTTTCCTTCTTTTTTCTATTATAAATCCTTGTTTATTAAGCGATTTCAGTATAGGATGAACAAGAGTACATAATAAGTTAAGTGAAAGGGATGTTCACATGGTTCATACAACAGAATTGCTTTCTATTAATACAATTCGTACGCTATCAATTGATGCAATTGAGGCTGCTAATTCCGGTCATCCAGGAATGCCGATGGGTGCTGCACCGATGGCTTACACGCTATTTACGGATTTCATGACACACAATCCGAAAAATTCACATTGGTTTAACCGTGACCGTTTCGTATTATCTGCAGGACATGGTTCTATGCTCCTTTATTCTCTTTTGCATTTGTCTGGATACAAGGTATCTATTGACGATCTAAAATCCTTCCGTCAATTCGGCTCTCGTACACCAGGCCACCCGGAAGTACATCATACAGACGGTGTGGAAGCGACAACTGGTCCGCTTGGACAAGGTATCGCTATGGCAACAGGTATGGCAATGGCAGAAGCGCATTTAGCTGCAAAATACAATAAAGCTGACTTCCCGGTTGTTGATCATTATACGTATGCAATTTGCGGTGATGGTGACTTGATGGAAGGAATCTCACATGAAACAGCATCACTTGCTGGTCATTTAGGATTGGACAAGCTTATTGTATTGTATGATTCCAATGATATTTCCCTTGACGGCGATTTGCATCACAGCTTCTCTGAGAATGTGGAGGATCGTTTCAAAGCTTACGGCTGGCAGGTAATCCGCGTTGAAGAAGGTACTGATGTGGATTCTATTCGTGCGGCAGTAAAAGAAGCAAAAGCGAACACTTCACAGCCGACACTAATTGAAGTGAAGACGGTGATTGGATTCGGATCTCCGAATAAATCAGCGAAAAGCGCTTCCCATGGTGCGCCGCTTGGTGTAGATGAAGTCAAATTAACAAAAGAAGCTTACAAATGGGCACACGAAGATTTCCATGTGCCGAACGAAGTATACAGCGATTTTGAAGAAAAAGTTGTGAACAAAGGTGCAAAAGCGGAAGAAGCTTGGAATGCATTGTTCGCTAAATACGAAGAAGCACATCCAGAGTTAGCCAAAGAACTGGCTACAGCAATGAAAGGCGAGCTTCCTGAAGGTTGGACAGATACACTGCCAACATACGAAGAAGGCAAAGACAAAACAGCTACGCGTGCTGCATCTGGTAAAGTGCTGAATGCGATTGCTGATGCTGTTCCAAGCTTGTTTGGCGGCAGTGCAGACCTTGCTGGGTCGAACAAAACGCTTCTTGCAAAAGAAGAGAATTTCACTAAAAACAACTATAGCGGCCGCAACATTTGGTTCGGTGTGCGTGAATTTGCGATGGGTGCTGCTTTAAACGGAATGGCACTGCATGGCGGTTTGAAAGTATACGGCGGAACGTTCTTCGTCTTTAGTGACTACTTGCGCCCGGCTATCCGTCTGTCAGCACTAATGGGAGCGCCTGTGACATACGTATTGACACACGATTCCATTGCTGTCGGAGAAGATGGTCCTACGCATGAACCAATTGAACAATTGCCATCTTTGCGTGCTATGCCTGGATTGAGTGTTGTTCGTCCAGCAGATGGCAATGAAACACAAGCTGCTTGGAGACTAGCACTTGAATCAGAAAAGATTCCTTCCGCGCTTGTATTGACGCGTCAAGATCTGCCTACACTGCCTTCTACAAAAGAAGCTGCATATGAAGGCGTGAAGAAAGGTGCATATGTTGTCAGCCCAGCAAACAAAGAGACAGCGGATGTATTGCTGTTAGCAACTGGATCTGAAGTGCAGCTAGCTGTACGCGCACAAGAAGCACTACGCGAGAAAAACATTGAAGCTGCTGTTGTCAGCATGCCTTCATGGGATCGTTTCGAACTGCAGGACCAGTCCTACAAAGACAGCGTACTTCCTCCTGCTGTGAAGAAACGTGTTGGTATCGAAATGGCTTCCCCACTAGGGTGGGAAAAATACGTTGGTGACGAAGGTAAAGTAATCGGCATCAACACATTCGGTGCTTCTGGTAATGGAAATAAATTGATTGAAGCATTCGGATTTACTGTTGAGAATGTTATCAAACAAGTAGAATCTATCTTAGATTAATGAGAAAAGGTCGGCCATTTCGATGGCCGACCTTTTTATATGACAAAAATCGATGAAAGCCCTGCTTCTTCGTGTCTCTTTGCAACAAGTTCCGAGGGATTAAGCAAAACTCGGCAGGTATACTAATTAACAAAGGGTGAAGGAGGACAAGCTTATGAAAGAATACTTCGTCTATTGGGTGAAACATGAGATTTATTTTCGCTATTTTTATAAAACGGATATCCTCTACCGCTTTCTCCTTTCTAGTCAAGCGGAAAATACAGCTTATGTAAAAGATCAGCTCGACTATATTACGTACGACTTTCCCCACGGTGCCTCTCTAGAGCAGGGAGAAAATAATGTTCATATTGAGACAAATCCACGTTATCTCCGCATCGTATGTGATAGTTTGACGACTGCTGAAGAGACCATATTCACAGAGCTCCGTCAGTTTGATTCTTCCTTCTTTATTATTGAACCGGCAGCTGACAATTGCGGGTGGATTTCGCCTATCATAAAAAATGACTTGCAATCACGAGTTCATCTATTGTATTCTTCCTTTTGATTGTCTATACTAGATTAGAGATATTTTGAAGGAGGAAGCCAATATGAGCACGATCTGGATCGTACTTATTGCACTGGCTACATTGATTATCGGCGTCGCTCTTGGATTTTTCATCGCTCGTAAATACATGATGAACTATCTTAAAAAGAACCCGCCAATTAATGAACAGATGCTTCGTACAATGATGATGCAAATGGGTCAAAAACCATCCCAAAAGAAAATCAACCAAATGATGCGCGCAATGAACAACCAACAAGGTAAATAAGCAATTATTTCTATATAGCTTTAACATTTCAAGTTGGCGATATAGCATTGCAAACAAGAGATATGATTAATCAGGTTGATCTTTCTTTGATTTTATAGGTGACTTGGTTAATTAAATTTCTAAACCACTTTTTCTGCTGGAAAATTAAGCGGAAGGAGTGGTTTTTTGTTGTTCAATGAGGCTTTAACGGAATATGAATATCATTGTTTAGCTAGGGGTTACGCAAAGAAGACAATGATAAATAAGAGGCAAGAGTTCTGAAAGGTAACCATTATCATCTTCAAAACTTTCTACAGTTTTAAGGAGATTATTTAAATCTTCATTTTCCTTATTTAAATTCTTTTTAGCTGTAGATAATCCTTCTTTATGATGGTGAACTGAAGTGGCGTATGCAGCAGTTCCACCAACTCCGAGAATGGCTAAAATTAAGACACTAGTAATAATGACTGGCTTTTTCTTCAATGAACATTCCTCCGAATTAAATACAATATAACCAAATTTTAGTTGTATTGTATCATTGCTAGGTAATTTAAACTATTGAAGTAAAAGGAATTCCATGAAGAACTGCGTTTATAGAAAAACTTCCGAGACAGCTATTGTTCAAAAAATGAATTTAGAATAACATGGTAATTAACAGTTATAAAGGAGTAGTTGGAATTGAATTAGAATGGGTCTTCCCTATTGCTAATTCTTAAATTTCGAATTTAGCAATTTCTTTAAATCATCATGGTGCTAAATGCACCCAAATTGATGATATACAATTAATGATAAGAAAGGGTTAGTATATGGAATATACAAAGGAAAATCTAGAGGCAGTCCGAGATATTATAATAGACTTATATAAGGAAAAAGGAAGAGCGATTTACTATAGTGAGCTATCAGAAGTGCTGGAAGCAAAAGGAACACCGCTACATCATAGATCACCAAAAATGCCTGAGTTACTCGAGGCAATTTCCATACATGAAGAAAAGAATAACAGGGGAATGTTTAGCGTAATGGTCGTTGCTAAGAAAAGTCGAGTATCTGGAGAAGGGTTCTTTACATTGG from Terribacillus sp. DMT04 encodes the following:
- a CDS encoding peptidoglycan-binding protein, which codes for MARVSLDTLLRRSERNMGNGMNPIVKQSALEVIRRAYQEGINVQISEGMRTYAEQNRLYAQGRTAPGSIVTNARGGQSNHNFGLAVDYFLTTWDGTKATWTVNNNWRRVAAIARSLGFEWGGDWRSFKDYPHLEMTGGLSTAQLRAGRRPSLTDRTGSATPPPSSNNGNGSSPAPGGTELVKTAQRWANQYQGEAGFRELDVDGLNGPLTMDALLRICQLFGKTAIDGIWGPRTKASVPEQSISNHQPGWTRLIQATLVCLGYRLSIDGIYGNNTRDAVRAYQRSQGIGVDGIAGPETFEEFYKTA
- a CDS encoding DUF2188 domain-containing protein gives rise to the protein MANYHTTPDGNGNWQVKKEGAKRASAHFDTQKEAMSYGKEAAKKGEGEHFIHGKDGKIRERDSYGNDPFPPRG
- the lexA gene encoding transcriptional repressor LexA; translation: MMKLSKRQEAILAYIKEQVLDKGYPPSVREIGEAVGLASSSTVHGHLSRLEKKGLIRRDPTKPRAIEVLSLESGDQTDIPHGEPNYAPVIGKVTAGIPITAVENIEEYVPVPNHLVGPDDNIFVLVVVGESMIEAGILDGDMVIVKQQQTAQNGEIVVAMTEDNEATVKRFFKEENQIRLQPENSTMDPIILSNVSILGKVIGLYRSIQ
- a CDS encoding recombinase family protein; protein product: MKAVIYCRVSTEKDEQASSIERQREELISLAATSNIEVIDIIEEKQSGYEIERPGIFKMLDLFTAGEADCLLIQDETRLGRGNTKIALFHHLQKLEVMVYTLNQQGEFQLSESDGMVLRIVGIVEEYQRKIHNMKIKRGMRRAIAGGYDPSKNLSNQQAAPGRERIEFPIEEVVRLRNNKLTFHEISSVLRGMGFAVSKATVHRRYQEYVSLETDDTSR
- a CDS encoding DUF896 domain-containing protein: MISKDKLARINALAHKAKTEGLSLGEQKEQKELRQEYLKNVRSSFKNQFKTMTVVDREGNDVTPEKVKKLRDEE
- the tkt gene encoding transketolase; the encoded protein is MVHTTELLSINTIRTLSIDAIEAANSGHPGMPMGAAPMAYTLFTDFMTHNPKNSHWFNRDRFVLSAGHGSMLLYSLLHLSGYKVSIDDLKSFRQFGSRTPGHPEVHHTDGVEATTGPLGQGIAMATGMAMAEAHLAAKYNKADFPVVDHYTYAICGDGDLMEGISHETASLAGHLGLDKLIVLYDSNDISLDGDLHHSFSENVEDRFKAYGWQVIRVEEGTDVDSIRAAVKEAKANTSQPTLIEVKTVIGFGSPNKSAKSASHGAPLGVDEVKLTKEAYKWAHEDFHVPNEVYSDFEEKVVNKGAKAEEAWNALFAKYEEAHPELAKELATAMKGELPEGWTDTLPTYEEGKDKTATRAASGKVLNAIADAVPSLFGGSADLAGSNKTLLAKEENFTKNNYSGRNIWFGVREFAMGAALNGMALHGGLKVYGGTFFVFSDYLRPAIRLSALMGAPVTYVLTHDSIAVGEDGPTHEPIEQLPSLRAMPGLSVVRPADGNETQAAWRLALESEKIPSALVLTRQDLPTLPSTKEAAYEGVKKGAYVVSPANKETADVLLLATGSEVQLAVRAQEALREKNIEAAVVSMPSWDRFELQDQSYKDSVLPPAVKKRVGIEMASPLGWEKYVGDEGKVIGINTFGASGNGNKLIEAFGFTVENVIKQVESILD
- the sirA gene encoding sporulation inhibitor of replication protein SirA; amino-acid sequence: MKEYFVYWVKHEIYFRYFYKTDILYRFLLSSQAENTAYVKDQLDYITYDFPHGASLEQGENNVHIETNPRYLRIVCDSLTTAEETIFTELRQFDSSFFIIEPAADNCGWISPIIKNDLQSRVHLLYSSF
- a CDS encoding YneF family protein; amino-acid sequence: MSTIWIVLIALATLIIGVALGFFIARKYMMNYLKKNPPINEQMLRTMMMQMGQKPSQKKINQMMRAMNNQQGK